The following are encoded together in the Chaetodon auriga isolate fChaAug3 chromosome 4, fChaAug3.hap1, whole genome shotgun sequence genome:
- the LOC143320110 gene encoding myeloid-associated differentiation marker-like protein 2 — protein sequence MDSQGGPYLNKRALCSPLGAARLCQLAMGCAVIAMVTHSAGFSGSHGVFCMAAWCFCFAMTVVVFFLDATRLYSCLPVSWDNLTVTCAAFATLMYVTASVVYPLFFVRSECPYAGCDVRNFRIAVTICSILGTAAYGAEVALCRARPGQAVVGYMATVSGLLKVVQGFVACIIFGALANRSEYSRYVATIYCVVVYAFCFALTALVVVMTVCGRTKAVRCLSFDRFVVVCTLLEVLLYLSASVVWPVFCFDTKYGSPWRPSSCPQGKCPWDSKVVVAVFSVVNFGLYVADLIYSQRIRFVSSHMPTNSRV from the exons ATGGATTCACAGGGTGGTCCTTACCTCAACAAGAGGGCCCTCTGCTCACCTCTGGGCGCTGCCCGCCTCTGCCAGTTAGCTATGGGCTGTGCTGTGATTGCCATGGTAACCCACAGCGCCGGCTTCAGCGGCTCACATGGTGTGTTCTGTATGGCGGCGTGGTGCTTCTGCTTCGCCATGACGGTTGTGGTTTTTTTCCTGGATGCCACTCGTCTCTACAGCTGCCTGCCCGTATCCTGGGACAACCTCACGGTCACCTGTGCTGCCTTTGCGACGCTCAT GTACGTGACTGCCTCTGTGGTCTACCCACTCTTCTTTGTCCGATCTGAGTGCCCCTATGCTGGCTGTGATGTCCGAAATTTCCGAATCGCAGTGACCATCTGCTCCATCCTCGGCACCGCGGCCTACGGGGCTGAAGTGGCCTTGTGCCGagccaggccaggccaggcaGTGGTGGGCTATATGGCCACCGTCTCTGGCCTCCTCAAAGTCGTTCAGGGCTTCGTGGCCTGCATCATCTTTGGAGCTCTCGCCAACAGGAGCGAGTATTCTCGTTATGTTGCCACAATCTACTGTGTCGTCGTCTATGctttctgctttgctctgaCTGCACTGGTGGTCGTAATGACCGTGTGTGGGCGGACCAAGGCGGTGCGCTGCTTGTCCTTTGACCGCTTCGTGGTGGTGTGCACCCTCCTGGAAGTTCTGCTCTATCTGAGCGCGTCAGTGGTGTGGCCGGTGTTCTGCTTTGACACGAAATATGGCTCTCCATGGAGACCGTCGTCATGCCCTCAGGGGAAGTGTCCCTGGGACAGTAAGGTAGTGGTGGCGGTGTTCTCCGTCGTCAACTTTGGACTGTATGTGGCCGACCTGATCTACTCCCAGAGGATACGATTTGTCTCCTCACACATGCCCACAAACTCAAGAGTGTAG
- the aspscr1 gene encoding tether containing UBX domain for GLUT4, translated as MAASGTAVTVLTPNGRRQTVKVSPNTPLLQVLEDVCKKHGFNPDDHGLKFQRTTVDLTLPWRFANLPNNAKLEMVTGTRKQAVADSQVRIALQMEDGSRLQGSFSSGQSLWEVLAHFPQISASQLSESGSTPVCVYMRDEVSGEEALKKASLKSLGLTGGSAIIRFLLKNNKAQGEDGRGATETAAMPTTHVAEEAAFTSQPDPAPSHPEMSTTEVPRKTPSPDKPMETPPVPPPTVATSTLPVQLEEVPNSQDAAGPKFTAAERGTPEDDGEKAGPSGLNSHPSTPSSSAAPSAPFIPFSGGGQRLGGPRGGAAGRSLSSSSSSSSLSALAAAVESPKAKKAKSSHGSSTKHQTTAGQPDEDMEQGEEFLEPVEREPLIYHLDSLSRHSDDHGDLPDEFFEVTVDDVRKRFAQLKSERKSLEEAPLMTKSLREAQLKEKMERYPKVVLRVQFPDRHVLQGFFRPLETVGAVRHFVRSHLEDPRLSFYLFITPPKTILSDPSATLFQADLFPGALVYFGSDVKTDFYIKSDLRESSVSAMQANESIASCMPRSPLPSSSSAGSEEPPCRPEPRADTSGSTQDEQDPSARAQAAKPTRPDAGKVPKWLKLPGKK; from the exons ATGGCTGCCAGTGGTACAGCTGTAACGGTTCTCACTCCAAATGGGAGAAGACAGACAGTTAAAGTGTCTCCAAACACACCGTTATTGCAG GTGCTGGAGGATGTCTGCAAAAAGCATGGATTCAACCCGGACGACCACGGTTTGAA GTTTCAGAGAACTACTGTTGACCTGACGCTGCCATGGAGGTTTGCCAACCTGCCCAACAATGCTAAGCTAGAGATGGTGACGGGTACAAGGAAACAGGCTGTAGCTGACAGCCAG GTTCGGATTGCACTGCAGATGGAGGACGGCTCTCGGCTCCAGGGCTCCTTCTCAAGTGGACAGAGTCTTTGGGAGGTGCTCGCACATTTTCCTCAGAtcag TGCGTCGCAGCTGTCTGAGTCAGGATccacccctgtgtgtgtttacatgagaGACGAG gtgagtgGGGAAGAAGCACTGAAGAAGGCCAGTCTGAAGTCTCTGGGTCTTACCGGAGgaagtgccatcatcag GTTTTtactcaaaaacaacaaagcacaggGAGAGGATGGCCGGGGAGCCACTGAAACAGCTGCTATGCCAACCACACATGTTGCCGAGGAAGCCGCATTCACGTCTCAGCCAGATCCTGCTCCGTCACACCCGGAGATGTCAACAACCGAGGTACCGAGAAAAACTCCCAGCCCCGATAAGCCAATGGAAACCCCCCCTGTGCCACCTCCCACTGTTGCCACAAGCACACTTCCTGTTCAACTGGAAGAGGTTCCAAACTCCCAGGATGCAGCTGGGCCAAAGTTTACTGCCGCTGAGAGAGGAACGCCAGAGGATGATGGCGAGAAAGCCGGGCCATCAGGACTGAACTCCCACCCGTCTacgccctcctcctccgccgCTCCCTCAGCTCCCTTCATTCCCTTCTCCGGAGGCGGTCAGCGCCTCGGGGGTCCCCGGGGAGGTGCAGCGGGACGCTCACTGTCTtcgtcctcatcatcctcatctctttcagctctcGCTGCTGCAGTAGAATCACCCAAAGCCAAGAAAGCCAAATCCAGCCATGGTTCTAGCACCAAG CATCAAACCACTGCCGGTCAGCCAGACGAGGACATGGAACAGGGGGAGGAGTTCTTGGAG CCTGTAGAGAGGGAGCCTCTCATCTACCACCTGGACTCGCTGTCCCGTCACTCCGACGACCACGGAGATCTGCCGGACGAGTTCTTTGAAGTGACGGTGGATGATGTGCGCAAGCGTTTCGCCCAGCTGAAGAGCGAGAG GAAGTCTCTGGAAGAGGCCCCGCTGATGACTAAATCTCTGAGAGAAGctcagctgaaggagaagatgGAAAGATATCCCAAA GTGGTCCTGAGGGTCCAGTTTCCAGACAGACATGTTCTACAAGGCTTCTTCAGGCCTCtggagacag ttggtgCTGTGAGGCATTTTGTGAGGAGTCACTTGGAGGATCCTCGGCTCAGTTTCTACCTGT tcatcaCCCCCCCAAAAACCATTCTGAGTGACCCTTCAGCCACGCTGTTCCAG GCCGACCTGTTTCCTGGTGCGCTGGTGTACTTTGGCTCCGACGTTAAGACAG ATTTTTACATAAAGAGCGACCTGCGTGAATCCTCTGTCTCAGCCATGCAAGCAAATGAGTCCATTGCAAG CTGTATGCCCCGGTCCCCGTTACCCTCTTCCAGCTCTGCGGGCTCCGAGGAGCCTCCGTGTCGCCCGGAGCCGAGGGCGGACACCAGTGGATCCACGCAGGACGAGCAGGACCCGTCTGCACGCGCACAGGCTGCTAAACCTACCAGACCTGATGCAGGCAAGGTGCCCAAGTGGCTCAAGCTTCCAG GTAAGAAAtaa
- the pycr1b gene encoding pyrroline-5-carboxylate reductase 1b, which translates to MSVGFIGAGQLAHALVKGFTAAGVIATHRITASSPDTDLPTVSGLRKMGVNLTTSNKEAVNKSDVLFLAVKPHIIPFVLDEIGPDIEDRHLIVSCAAGVTINSIEKKLLQYRSAPKVMRCMTNTPVVVREGATVYATGTHAEVEDGKLLEQLMASVGFCTEVEEDLIDAVTGLSGSGPAYAFTALDALADGGVKMGLPRRLAVRLGAQALLGAAKMLLDSEQHPGQLKDNVCSPGGATIHALHVMESGGFRSLLINAVEASCIRTRELQFLADQERISPAAIKKTTLDKVLQQPGVTVSGVANGSGRSGLSLFNTRSPGIKKN; encoded by the exons ATGAGTGTTGGATTCATCGGAGCGGGCCAGCTGGCTCACGCACTGGTGAAAGGGTTCACGGCTGCAG gTGTGATTGCTACCCACAGGATTACAGCCAGCTCCCCAGACACAGACCTGCCCACTGTGTCGGGGCTGAGG AAAATGGGGGTGAACCTGACAACAAGCAACAAAGAGGCCGTCAACAAGAGCGATGTGCTCTTCCTGGCCGTGAAACCCCACATCATCCCTTTTGTTCTGGATGAGATTGGGCCAGACATTGAGGACCGTCATCTCATCGTCTCCTGTGCGGCAGGCGTCACCATCAACTCCATAGAGAAG AAGCTGCTTCAGTACCGGTCAGCTCCCAAAGTCATGAGGTGTATGACGAACACTCCGGTGgtggtgagagagggagctaCAGTGTACGCCACCGGGACACATGCAGAG GTGGAGGATGGCAAGTTGCTGGAGCAGCTGATGGCCAGTGTGGGTTTCTgcactgaggtggaggaggacctCATCGACGCTGTAACAGGGCTGAGTGGCAGTGGACCTGCCTAT GCGTTCACAGCCCTGGATGCTCTCGCAGATGGAGGAGTGAAGATGGGCCTGCCCAGGAGACTGGCAGTCAGACTTGGAGCTCAGGCCCTATTG GGAGCTGCCAAGATGCTGCTGGACTCAGAGCAGCACCCGGGCCAGCTGAAGGACAATGTTTGCTCCCCAGGGGGCGCCACCATCCATGCCCTGCACGTCATGGAGAGCGGTGGCTTCCGAAGCCTCCTGATCAACGCCGTAGAGGCTTCATGCATTAGGACACG GGAGCTTCAGTTtctggcagaccaggagcgcATCTCTCCAGCAGCCATTAAGAAAACTACCCTGGACAAGGTGCTCCAGCAGCCCGGCGTCACAGTCAGTGGAGTGGCTAATGGGAGCGGCAGATCGGGGCTCAGCCTGTTCAACACTCGCAGCCCTGGAATCAAGAAGAACTGA